From Sphingobacterium bambusae:
AACTGTTTGTACAAGAAACGCCAAGACAAACGAATATAGCGGCGGCTAGTGCGTACAGCCGTCTACTTTGATAAGGTTTAATGTTCTTTTTCATGCGATTGGTCTTTAGCTTAGAGTCCTAGGTTTATACCGATATTGTAAACACGCTGCACGGGGTAACCGAGACCGTTTCCACCCATCTCCGGATCCCATGTTTTAAAAGAGCTGATCACGAATAGGTTACTGGCATTCACATATATCCGACAATTGGACAACTTCAGGCGATTCAATATTTTATCGGTCAGCGTATAGCCCAGCTCTACGTTCTTTAAGCGTAGAAAAGCACCATCACGCAGCCACCAAGTGGATCGTTGGTTGTTGCTATTGTTCTGTATGGTACTGAGGCGAGGCCAAAAGGCATAGAGGTTTCTGTTGTCTTCCGACCAATGATCGTCGGCAATCACACGCAACAATCCATTTTGCTGTCCACCGTCATTGACAAAAGGCGATATTGCGGAAGGTTCTATGAAAAACGACGATTGTGCAGAACCTTGAAAAAAGGCACTAACATCAAAGCCCTTATAGCCAAAACTACCGCCCAATCCATAGATCACCTCTGGCGATGTAGGCAAGCCAATCGGTACCATATCCGCTTCATTGATTACCCCATCAGCATTCACATCACGGTATTTGATATCGCCGGCACCGTAGGCCGCTTCACGGCCTGATCCAAAAAATTGTGTAGGAGAGTTGGCTACTTCGTCATCATCTACAAATAGGCGCTCGGCAATGTATCCCCATTGCTGGGTAACAGGATAGCCCACGCGTGATCGGTACCACTCGTTGGCGGCATACACCGGTTCATCGTATACTGTAGCCTTGTTTCGCGCATAGGTAAAATTTCCACGAAGCTGCGCCCACATGCCATTCATAAATCCTTTGTTGTAGTTTATTCCTACATCAATCCCCTCCGATTCCGCCTTACCCACGTTGGCCGCCATGCTGGCCTGCAGTCCCATCGTTCCCGGGACGTAGGTTCGCGTCATCAGGATATTGCTCCGTTTTTGCTGATAAGCATCAATAATCACGTCGATACCATACATGGAGAGGTCTAAACCTACGTTAACCTGTCGCGACTCTTCCCATCCAATTTGATCGTTTGCATAGCGCGAAATGGAGACACCTGGCCGCGAATACTCCCAATTGGTTCCGAAACTGGAGCCATAACTGCCGTTGTTCAGATTGACATCCGACATGTAGAAGAATCGTGCATTAGCATCGCCAATGGCATCATTTCCTACCATTCCGTAGGAAGCACGGAATTTCAAGTTGGTGACATGTTCCTTAATGGGTTCAAAAAACTTTTCGTTGGACAATGCCCAAGCCACGCCCAAAGAAGGGAAGAATCCCCAGCGATTGTTGGCCGCAAAGCGTTCCGATCCATTAAGTCCAAAGTTAAATTCCACAAGATAGCGGGTATCATATACATAAGAAAAGCGTCCAGATAGCCCCATATTTCTGCGGGGCAACGATGCCTCTAGGCTTTCGTTGGTACCATCGCCCAATCTATAATAACTGACGATGGAATTTTGTACAATTCCAATCAGCATGGCCGTTACATCATGTTTCTCCTGAAAATTGCGTGCATAATTGGCAGCTACCTCGGTGTAATAGGTGTTTGTTTGGTCTTTGTCTCCAGCTGTATAGTTGAGATACTCCCTCCCTGTTTCGCCCACCGAGCCGGCGCTGCCATCGTTAAGCGCAGTGAGGTTTATGTTGCCGTCCACCGCATTTGCCCGGTAATAAAAAGGTACGTAGCGGCGCTGCGAAGCAAAGCGTGCATAGCGTTGCACATAGCCCATGGCTCTCGCCGACAATCCGGGCAGTAAAAAGCCAAAATCCTGCTGCACCTGAAATTGTGCATTAATGGAAGAGGAACTGTAGCGCTGATATCCGGATACCATATTTGCATACGGATTCGTATAGAGTGTAGAGGTGCTGCCCGGAACAAGCTCACTGCCGAACATAATATGGCTCGTGTAGGGCGAATATTCTGCGGGATACATGACCGGAAAAGCCACGGGATTAGCTTTCAGAACGGAGTTAAACGTTGCTTGTCCTCCACCTATAGGGCCACTGTAGTCATCAAATTGTCCATAAACCCGAACAATAGCTTCCGTAGTTTTGGTTAAGTTTAGGGTATTGTTTGCACGGATGGAGTAATTCTGCAACTTGATGTTGTTACCAAAAGCGTTCATACCATCGTTTTTAAGCACCCCGTTATCAATATTATAGGTTCCCGCAATATAATACTTGGCTACTTTTCCACCACCAGTAATGTTGGTGTTAAATCGTTGGTTCATCGTGTAGTCGCGGATCAGGAGGTTCATCCAATCGTTATTCGGATAGAGATACGGATCGCCACCATTTTCCGTAAAATCAATCTTAGAAAGCGCATAAGGCACTGGGGCCAGCGGGTTTCGTGTCAGTGCCCCCTCGTTGGCCAAGCGCATATAGCTGATATTATCGGCCATTTGAAAATTACGGGTGTTGCTGGAAACCGAGTTCTCCGCACGAAAGTTGAATTTTGTCCGTTCGTCAACCCCTTGTTTGGTATTCACGAGCATCACACCATTTGCTCCGCGCGCACCATACACGGCTGCTGCAGTAGCATCTTTCAGTACCGAGAAGCTGGCGATATCATCCGGTTGCAACCTAGCCAAATCTGTCGCCGATGATTCTATACCATCGATTAAGATGAGTGGATCAACCTTTCCACCGCCAAACGATCCCAAGCCACGCACAAAAAACTGGGCGTTGTCCTGCCCGGGCTCACCGCTGCGCTGGTAGGAGATCACACCAGATATCCGTCCGGCAAGCATCGTCGTCAGGTTACTGGTGGGCCCCTTTAATTCTTTTACATTAACTGTCGTCACCGCGCCAACCACATTCTGACGCTTTTGTTGACCAAAACCGACAATCACCACCTCGTCAATTGCCGTATCCTCCGTTTTTAACACCATATTCAACACGGAAACATTGGCCAATACCACACTTTGTTTGACATAGCCTACGGCACTAAATTCCAGTGTTTGTCCAGGCTGCGCCTGAATAATGTAGAGACCATCGTCGTTGGTCTGCGCCTCGTGGGCTGCGCCAACGACACGAATGGAAACGCCGGATATGGGCCTATTGAGCGAATCTGTTACCCGGCCAGATAGTTGCCCTTGAGCGAGCGATAGCACGCTAGCAAATTTATTCGTGTTTGTAATAGGATGGTTAGTGGTTAATATTGGTTTGCCGGCGAGTCTACTGCTCGGATTTCCGGAAACGTTTTGTACGCTAATCGTAAAAAGTGTACTCGTTAACAATAGAAACCATAGGGCACGACACTGCCGAAGCCTTAAAATCGTTTTAATTGCATACATTTGTTTGTCTTTAATAATTGTGTTAGAAATTGCGATTACGGAAGGCAACTCCAATCGGCAGTGTTTGCAGCACTGTCGATTTCTGCCTTGTATTCAGGTTAACTTATGTTTCTCCCATACTGCTATTTTTTTAGGTTTTCATTTTAGTTTTATCTCCTCAAAGTTCATTGACCTCAACGCAATCTGTGCGCTTATCATCAAATGATAGTCAACAACATGCTTATATGCCTAGGCATTTCTTTGTCGCCGAACAAAATAGATGTCAACATATCCGATGTAAGCCCTTCATAATTATCCATTGGATCAATTGTAAAAAGTTCTTCTCCTCTATCATTTGCTTCAGAAACGTCCTTCTCTTCGATGCGTTCGCATGCGTAGGTTATGAAGCAAATAGCAAAACAACTCTGCTAATATGTTTTAGTTAGCTATACTCAAAAATATTTTATTTTTACCTGAAAACTGTACTGTACTGTCCTGCTTACTTAAAAATCTGTATTACAAATAAATAGACATAAAACAAGCTTAACGCAGGGACGGATTGGGCATCATGTAGTCATGCTCAATGGATTTAGGTTTTAACTTAACTATTCCATATCAAGGCCCCATTCCCAAACGCTATGGTAATGACCAATCGATTCCACGTAGCGAATAAATTCTTTATAAAACGGATACTCGCCAATGGTACCACTATCGCCCAGTACAATCAACTTTTTCTTGGCTCGGGTCATAGCCACATTCATTCGACGCACATCCTGCAAAAAACCGATCTGCTGTTCTGCATTTGATCGCGTCAAGCTTATGTAGATCACATCTTTCTCTTGCCCTTGGAAGCTATCGATCGTATTGACTTGTATGGCATGAAGAAAAGGATGGATAGCTTCATCTTGCTGCACCATCTCTTTCAATAGCTGCGTTTGTTTTCTGTAGGGAGCGATAATACCCACACTTGGAAAGTTATCGCTGTTGTAACTATCCTTTAGCTGAGCGAACGTTTCCAAGAGGTGTCGTTTGAGGAACAACGCCTCTTCCACATTGCTGATCGCACCATCTTCTTCGTTTTCTTCAAATCCTGCTCCAGCCGTATCGATAAATAAGATCGGTGCATCGTCGCCGTCGAGCGTTCTACTGGAAACCGAGGCTGCTGCTACCAACCTATCCGCATACAAGGCCGAGGAAGGATACTTCATAATTTTCTCGTGCATCCGATATTGCACATCGAGCAAGGATACTCGGTCCGGATGACTGGCCACCAGTTTCTCAAATAGCGTAACAAATAACCCTTCACCCATCTTCTTTACCGACTTTACCGTGGGCGGCAACTGACAATGATCGCCCGCTAGAAGAACCTTCTCAGCTTTTAACAGGGGTATCCAGCAAGCCGGCTCCAGCGCCTGCGCCGCTTCATCGATCACCAGCATGGCATACTTCCTATCACGAATGGTATGATGGTTGGCGCCCACCAAGGTAGCCGTGATCACTTGAGTTTTGTCTACAATATCAGCAACGATAAAGTCCTGTATTTTGTCGATTTCCGTTCGTAACTTACGCGCCTCGCCAAATAAGGCTTTCCTTTGTTCGCGCTCCAGCTTGCCAAAATTGCGTTTGTATTTATGAGCCATATCGAGATAAGCGTTGGCCTGTTTTGCCAACGTTTTCACTTCTTTTCTGGCGGGGTGTTTTTCTGCTTTGGCATCGAGTGTCAGCGACTGCAGATGATCTGAAACACGTACAGGATTACCGATGCGAACCACCGATATGCCCATATCGTCAAGTCGCTCCGTCAAGACATCCACCGCCGTGTTGCTTGGCGCAACCAATAGAATCTGTTTATTGTTCTGCTTTAAGAGCGCTTGAACAGCATGGATGAGTGTCGTTGTTTTCCCTGTACCAGGTGGGCCATGCAGGATGCTCAGCGGGCTGGATCCCAAAACATGTGCTATCGCCCTATTTTGGCTCGCATTTAAATGCTCGTTTTGGTAATGTGCCGCTGTTTCCTCTACAGGATAGAAAGACTCTTCGCCCAACAGTTGGCGGATATGTTTGCCCTGTCGTAAATCAGCATGTAATTCCTTTGCCCGAATAAGCGCTTCGTGCATCTCCCGGTAGGCATTTTCATCAAAAAGCAGATCCACGCCAAGCTTACCCCGTCGGCTCCAATCGGGCAATTCGTCCAAGCGAAACGATATCCGCATACTGTCGCCTCCTACGTAGGCTATGATGCCTTGAACCCGATCCTCTTCGGGATTATAATTTGAAAAAATAGCAACCGGCATACCAAAACGAAAACGATGTCCCTCTTCGGAATTGTTCGTCTTTCTAACGGTGATGGTTAAGTAATCGCCTCGTCCTAGCTCACTATTTACTACCGCTATTGGAAACCAAGTTACTCCTTGCGCTTTACGTTCTTGCAGATTACTTTTTCGCAACAACGACTCATGCAAATTACGATCATGATTTTGCTCTTCATTCAATAAGGCCGCAAGCCCGTCAAAATAATTCATACAGCTTTATACGCATTAAGATATGCGCAAAGTAACGGTTTTTAGGCGATTTTTGCCCTAACAACAATCCATGCTCGACCATTAAAGATACAGACGCTAGTCACGGATGATGCGTACCTCCGCGGGAGCCTTGATCTCCGACTTTGTTTTTCCATTCTTGTCCTTGCTATGCTTGACATAGATTACACCATAGGGCGTGGGATAAGAGCCTTCAGCAAAACTGAGGTTTCCTAAATTCGGTTTCACCCGATAAACCTTGCTTCCGGCTTCCACTACCTTGATCCCGAGCACATGCTCGGCAAGCCAAGCTGTTGGCCCCGACGCCCATCCGTGGCAAAAGCTGTGTCGATGACCAACATAGCAATAATCACCAAAGGTAGCGTGAACATCGACCTTTCCTGCTGAAGGCAATTCATCTATCCTT
This genomic window contains:
- a CDS encoding SusC/RagA family TonB-linked outer membrane protein, with the protein product MYAIKTILRLRQCRALWFLLLTSTLFTISVQNVSGNPSSRLAGKPILTTNHPITNTNKFASVLSLAQGQLSGRVTDSLNRPISGVSIRVVGAAHEAQTNDDGLYIIQAQPGQTLEFSAVGYVKQSVVLANVSVLNMVLKTEDTAIDEVVIVGFGQQKRQNVVGAVTTVNVKELKGPTSNLTTMLAGRISGVISYQRSGEPGQDNAQFFVRGLGSFGGGKVDPLILIDGIESSATDLARLQPDDIASFSVLKDATAAAVYGARGANGVMLVNTKQGVDERTKFNFRAENSVSSNTRNFQMADNISYMRLANEGALTRNPLAPVPYALSKIDFTENGGDPYLYPNNDWMNLLIRDYTMNQRFNTNITGGGKVAKYYIAGTYNIDNGVLKNDGMNAFGNNIKLQNYSIRANNTLNLTKTTEAIVRVYGQFDDYSGPIGGGQATFNSVLKANPVAFPVMYPAEYSPYTSHIMFGSELVPGSTSTLYTNPYANMVSGYQRYSSSSINAQFQVQQDFGFLLPGLSARAMGYVQRYARFASQRRYVPFYYRANAVDGNINLTALNDGSAGSVGETGREYLNYTAGDKDQTNTYYTEVAANYARNFQEKHDVTAMLIGIVQNSIVSYYRLGDGTNESLEASLPRRNMGLSGRFSYVYDTRYLVEFNFGLNGSERFAANNRWGFFPSLGVAWALSNEKFFEPIKEHVTNLKFRASYGMVGNDAIGDANARFFYMSDVNLNNGSYGSSFGTNWEYSRPGVSISRYANDQIGWEESRQVNVGLDLSMYGIDVIIDAYQQKRSNILMTRTYVPGTMGLQASMAANVGKAESEGIDVGINYNKGFMNGMWAQLRGNFTYARNKATVYDEPVYAANEWYRSRVGYPVTQQWGYIAERLFVDDDEVANSPTQFFGSGREAAYGAGDIKYRDVNADGVINEADMVPIGLPTSPEVIYGLGGSFGYKGFDVSAFFQGSAQSSFFIEPSAISPFVNDGGQQNGLLRVIADDHWSEDNRNLYAFWPRLSTIQNNSNNQRSTWWLRDGAFLRLKNVELGYTLTDKILNRLKLSNCRIYVNASNLFVISSFKTWDPEMGGNGLGYPVQRVYNIGINLGL
- a CDS encoding AAA domain-containing protein gives rise to the protein MNYFDGLAALLNEEQNHDRNLHESLLRKSNLQERKAQGVTWFPIAVVNSELGRGDYLTITVRKTNNSEEGHRFRFGMPVAIFSNYNPEEDRVQGIIAYVGGDSMRISFRLDELPDWSRRGKLGVDLLFDENAYREMHEALIRAKELHADLRQGKHIRQLLGEESFYPVEETAAHYQNEHLNASQNRAIAHVLGSSPLSILHGPPGTGKTTTLIHAVQALLKQNNKQILLVAPSNTAVDVLTERLDDMGISVVRIGNPVRVSDHLQSLTLDAKAEKHPARKEVKTLAKQANAYLDMAHKYKRNFGKLEREQRKALFGEARKLRTEIDKIQDFIVADIVDKTQVITATLVGANHHTIRDRKYAMLVIDEAAQALEPACWIPLLKAEKVLLAGDHCQLPPTVKSVKKMGEGLFVTLFEKLVASHPDRVSLLDVQYRMHEKIMKYPSSALYADRLVAAASVSSRTLDGDDAPILFIDTAGAGFEENEEDGAISNVEEALFLKRHLLETFAQLKDSYNSDNFPSVGIIAPYRKQTQLLKEMVQQDEAIHPFLHAIQVNTIDSFQGQEKDVIYISLTRSNAEQQIGFLQDVRRMNVAMTRAKKKLIVLGDSGTIGEYPFYKEFIRYVESIGHYHSVWEWGLDME